A region from the Nonlabens sp. YIK11 genome encodes:
- a CDS encoding SdiA-regulated domain-containing protein — translation MKNVKLTVALVVIGMVLVAVFAYLMVSHQKPMAASTNYEIVKTWPLQRELEEISGITWLTDNTIACIQDENGLIYIYDLAQGRVVDRINFAGDGDYEAIAVMDDDAFVMRSDGRLFKVARFRESEQKTTTYFQTNFTHKDDMESLALNANGDLLLTIPKQTNNTEDRKGIYEIDPQTKLTSSSPTIEIKINDSLFSKNEQRAVRTRFSPSDMAVHPQTGDFYLLEGVHPKLVVLDQKGLVKDIIFLDSKNFAQPEGIAISPTGRIYIANEGNAGIATIHEVIIKL, via the coding sequence ATGAAAAATGTTAAGCTAACCGTTGCCCTAGTTGTGATAGGCATGGTGCTGGTCGCAGTTTTTGCCTATCTCATGGTTTCCCACCAAAAGCCGATGGCTGCATCTACCAACTATGAAATCGTAAAAACGTGGCCACTTCAAAGAGAGTTGGAAGAAATAAGCGGTATTACTTGGCTTACAGATAATACTATTGCCTGTATCCAGGATGAAAACGGACTTATATACATCTATGACCTGGCGCAAGGTAGGGTTGTGGATCGTATAAATTTTGCTGGCGATGGCGATTATGAGGCTATTGCCGTGATGGATGATGATGCCTTTGTGATGCGTAGCGATGGTAGATTGTTTAAAGTAGCACGCTTTCGCGAAAGCGAACAAAAAACAACCACCTATTTTCAAACCAATTTTACGCATAAAGATGACATGGAATCGCTGGCACTTAATGCTAACGGCGATTTGCTTCTCACCATTCCTAAACAAACAAATAATACAGAAGACAGAAAAGGAATCTATGAAATCGACCCACAAACAAAATTGACTTCATCCAGTCCTACTATTGAAATAAAGATCAACGACAGCCTGTTTAGTAAAAATGAGCAGCGAGCGGTTCGAACGAGATTTAGTCCTTCAGATATGGCAGTTCACCCGCAAACTGGTGATTTTTATTTGCTGGAAGGTGTTCACCCTAAACTGGTCGTGCTGGATCAAAAAGGATTGGTCAAGGACATCATATTCTTGGATAGTAAGAATTTTGCTCAGCCTGAAGGAATCGCTATTAGTCCAACAGGTAGAATTTATATTGCCAATGAGGGAAACGCGGGTATCGCTACCATTCATGAAGTGATTATAAAGCTGTAA
- a CDS encoding response regulator produces MRLVLVFLVFLCSSKNLLAQSEPLVPRLPAPPYNLTAKELDSVLQLTFNLYFESDYVAILDKAPALIEYAEEIDEQRIKTRLRAVLGNSFIQLGDRENADALYQEALKEAVQRKDTFQLINTYINLGNTYFDTDYDLTIDYYTKALELQKGAATKDLHYVIIHHNLAEIYVKKKLPGKAQQHMDDVVTALENPEIPGSKGQFVPTSQSIQGSIYLLQGLYYRAIESSLEALNNDRDDIDENYRLNSYKNLIEAYEKTKQYEALIEVRKVYDSLITQRYEDGKIKQQQLANSKYKADRYQQELLKSEFTAKLMKQKADQDEAILWVFAIVGILLLVLIATLLYSRSKRNKLLADLQIKNAQYLEAKEVSEKLATKNTKFLSTISHELRTPLYGIIGLSSVFLKDKKLKEYDEEFNSLKFSADYLLSLVNDILNINKYESEKGRQLQEEHFNLSLLMNSIVQSFHFLNEKNNNELVLKVDPKIPEVLYGDKTKLSQVIMNLLSNASKFTQDGSIMIRVDQLSKDNDQLELLFAVEDTGRGIEEENQKEIFEEFTQVPSTITEGGTGLGLPIVNKLLTILNSKLQMESTYGIGTTFSFVLPIKIGSEQKLESTIKEKDIKKLDHKKLLIVDDNKINQLVTQKVLEQYHMQHETANNGQEAVDMVKENTYDYILMDINMPVMNGINATIEIRKMGITTPVIALTAADDLNLERDVFSHGIDSILVKPYHTEQLLALLIEHLD; encoded by the coding sequence ATGAGGTTAGTTCTTGTTTTCCTAGTGTTTTTGTGTAGCAGCAAGAATTTATTGGCTCAATCAGAGCCATTGGTTCCTAGATTGCCTGCACCACCCTATAACCTTACTGCAAAGGAACTGGACTCTGTTCTTCAACTCACCTTCAATCTATATTTTGAGAGCGACTATGTGGCAATTCTAGATAAAGCACCTGCACTTATTGAATATGCTGAAGAAATTGATGAGCAACGAATCAAGACTAGGTTGCGTGCAGTTTTGGGTAATTCATTTATTCAGTTAGGTGATCGAGAGAATGCAGATGCGCTTTATCAAGAAGCACTAAAAGAAGCGGTGCAACGCAAGGATACCTTCCAACTTATCAATACCTACATCAACCTTGGGAACACTTACTTTGATACGGATTATGACTTAACCATAGACTATTATACCAAAGCCTTAGAATTGCAAAAAGGTGCAGCTACAAAGGATTTGCACTATGTCATCATTCATCATAATCTCGCTGAGATATATGTAAAAAAGAAATTACCGGGCAAGGCACAGCAGCATATGGATGATGTGGTTACAGCTCTGGAAAATCCTGAAATACCAGGTTCTAAAGGCCAATTTGTCCCAACATCCCAAAGCATTCAAGGAAGTATCTACCTTCTACAAGGGCTTTATTATCGGGCCATAGAGAGTTCGCTAGAAGCCTTAAACAATGATAGGGATGATATTGATGAAAACTACAGGCTCAATTCTTACAAGAACTTGATAGAAGCCTATGAGAAAACCAAACAATACGAAGCGCTCATAGAGGTGCGCAAGGTGTATGATTCGTTGATTACCCAGCGTTACGAAGACGGGAAAATAAAACAGCAACAGTTAGCCAACTCAAAATACAAGGCAGACCGATACCAGCAGGAATTGCTCAAGTCAGAATTTACCGCAAAATTGATGAAGCAAAAAGCTGATCAAGACGAGGCTATCTTGTGGGTATTTGCAATAGTGGGAATTTTGCTTTTGGTTTTGATTGCTACGCTTCTGTATTCGCGATCAAAACGAAACAAACTGCTAGCAGATTTACAAATCAAGAATGCACAGTATCTGGAAGCCAAAGAAGTTTCAGAAAAACTAGCCACCAAGAATACCAAGTTTCTTTCAACCATTAGTCATGAGTTGCGCACGCCGCTTTATGGAATTATAGGCTTATCCTCTGTTTTCCTGAAAGATAAAAAGTTGAAAGAGTACGATGAAGAATTCAACTCTCTAAAATTCTCTGCAGATTATTTACTGTCTTTGGTAAATGACATTCTCAATATCAACAAGTACGAATCAGAAAAAGGACGCCAGTTGCAGGAAGAGCACTTCAATCTATCCTTGCTTATGAACAGTATCGTGCAGTCCTTCCATTTTTTAAATGAGAAGAATAATAACGAGTTGGTGCTCAAAGTGGACCCTAAGATTCCAGAGGTGCTTTATGGTGATAAGACCAAACTCTCACAAGTGATCATGAACTTGTTGAGTAATGCCAGTAAATTCACCCAAGACGGTTCCATCATGATAAGGGTAGATCAATTGTCAAAGGATAATGATCAACTAGAATTATTGTTTGCGGTAGAAGATACCGGTCGCGGCATTGAAGAAGAAAACCAGAAAGAGATTTTTGAAGAGTTTACACAAGTACCATCAACGATTACAGAAGGTGGAACAGGTCTTGGACTGCCTATCGTCAATAAGTTGCTCACGATACTCAACAGTAAATTGCAAATGGAAAGCACTTATGGAATAGGGACGACCTTTTCTTTTGTTTTACCTATCAAGATAGGATCTGAGCAGAAACTGGAGTCCACCATTAAGGAAAAAGACATCAAGAAACTCGACCACAAAAAACTTTTGATTGTTGATGACAATAAGATCAACCAGCTGGTGACCCAAAAGGTTTTGGAGCAATATCATATGCAGCACGAGACGGCTAACAATGGTCAGGAAGCGGTAGATATGGTCAAAGAAAACACCTATGACTATATCCTTATGGACATTAACATGCCAGTCATGAATGGTATTAACGCGACCATTGAGATACGTAAAATGGGCATCACGACACCGGTCATTGCCTTAACCGCAGCAGACGACTTGAATCTGGAGCGAGACGTTTTTAGCCATGGTATCGATTCGATTCTTGTAAAGCCTTATCATACAGAGCAATTACTGGCGCTTTTGATTGAGCATTTGGATTAA
- a CDS encoding SdiA-regulated domain-containing protein, with translation MKTIKYTLAVTVVLSLIIALLAFQGLKTDDEPKQKKAPTDYTIVQKWEMPKYLKEISGIAWLPDGKMACVQDEEGEIFIYDLESNKILQNIHFADSGDYEGIAVHNGTAYVMRSDGKIFEVARFRESGKAKTISYKTEFSSKNNMETLAISRDGSYLITAPKDRDKVDEFKGLYKIDLESRLVDAVPTVSINMEDDAFEDYLEKKVYKTFSPSDAAVHPLTGEYYVLEGIDPKLVILEKDGTIKRVIELDEDDFAQPEGITFSKEGILFISNEASKKNKANILQVKLN, from the coding sequence ATGAAAACGATCAAATATACTCTGGCGGTAACCGTGGTGTTATCACTTATCATCGCGCTTCTTGCGTTTCAAGGCTTGAAGACCGACGATGAGCCAAAGCAGAAAAAAGCACCTACTGACTATACCATTGTTCAAAAATGGGAAATGCCCAAATACCTAAAAGAAATAAGTGGTATCGCTTGGCTTCCAGATGGTAAAATGGCTTGCGTGCAGGATGAAGAAGGAGAAATTTTCATTTACGATCTTGAAAGCAATAAAATTCTTCAAAATATTCATTTCGCTGATTCTGGTGATTATGAAGGTATCGCCGTGCATAATGGTACAGCTTATGTAATGCGCAGCGATGGAAAGATCTTTGAGGTAGCACGCTTTCGCGAAAGCGGAAAAGCTAAAACCATCAGTTACAAAACGGAGTTCTCTTCCAAAAACAACATGGAAACACTTGCCATAAGTCGCGATGGATCCTACCTGATCACAGCTCCCAAGGATCGCGATAAGGTGGATGAATTCAAGGGATTATATAAAATTGATCTGGAGTCAAGACTGGTGGACGCGGTTCCTACCGTGAGTATCAATATGGAAGATGATGCCTTTGAGGATTACCTTGAAAAGAAGGTCTACAAAACATTTAGCCCATCAGATGCTGCTGTGCATCCTTTAACTGGTGAGTATTATGTGTTGGAAGGAATTGATCCCAAACTGGTGATTTTAGAAAAGGATGGCACCATCAAAAGGGTGATCGAACTGGATGAAGACGATTTTGCACAGCCAGAAGGAATCACATTTAGTAAAGAAGGCATCTTGTTTATTTCTAATGAAGCCAGCAAAAAGAACAAAGCTAATATTCTACAGGTAAAGCTGAATTAA
- a CDS encoding T9SS type B sorting domain-containing protein yields MKHSVFLATTLIVFFGLILKPEYGLWNNATKYIEVAKPTTTANITCPSDIVVSADAGECGAIVNFPDATVTGVSSADQIIMRFQGDPLALPVYEEEGMRLQGFDRDHIDAPWPIPCDNRQGALIHPSTGNTWTYNGGEPFTPNRVYVCSTNMVFKTGDCGTEFVPTQTGDVDFPDTPEWQNITSMTWEETGGTIDASIDNFRFTPTSVKQTAGLESGCFFPVGTTPVTFTAIDDNGVETSCSFNVTVLDQEAPQFTVRNISLSLENTSSVKIAPDDILVDPAFDNCGIKDISLSKDTFFCTDTGDNPVEITVTDINGNVTRDAAIVTITGNGSSGAIDDIPDGDYCDSFTFPAITGVALSGNEAFYSQVDGNGIKYSAGDIINFDAAVTYPVTYYIYDDAPSTNGCKNQVSFDVNILPTPMLDPVADVLVCETYVFPEIKGEKLSGNEAYYTESGGNGTKYNSGETIHIDKALTYPLTFYVYDVNSANCFSERNFDLDLTVCDVKVEVEASTTVICDNDMDVVTITAKPFAPVSDSNYVYEWRQDGNLNVIATTPQIEVLPFTSTTYQVTATDPSSRAAVTSDKASITIVVNEAPIAPSIIDVAQCDDPENGIGIEFINLNDYDGQVTMGIEDLDITYHLNQNDADNSLNSISNTLEITTGENVIYARLTNPNTGCYSTTILTFELFKAPELIIDPTSVSLCETTNGEFLSTVIRTNLSIEDYDFIWTVETESGTELLTDATAQLQVNEAGVYTVEAINKMTGCTAKATATVDTVLNPIQATANAELTAVLNNHVINVEVEATMDQETTYQVMLGDGSWYDMNEFNGSYTYTFRGVETGNGIQTIQLRDSNGCWTQTLEVITLGIPQFVTPNNDGYNDTWNIKGLEVLDQDSKLYVFDRYGKLLADLTLDQQGWNGVFNGEPLPSTDYWYRLELEDGRTVSGHFSLKR; encoded by the coding sequence TTGAAACATTCGGTATTCTTAGCGACCACTTTGATTGTATTCTTTGGCTTGATTCTCAAGCCTGAGTACGGCCTGTGGAATAATGCTACGAAATATATTGAGGTTGCCAAACCTACAACCACAGCAAACATTACGTGTCCTTCAGACATTGTGGTATCTGCTGATGCTGGAGAATGTGGAGCTATCGTAAATTTTCCAGATGCTACTGTCACGGGAGTTTCTAGCGCTGATCAAATTATTATGAGATTTCAAGGTGATCCTTTAGCTCTGCCTGTTTACGAAGAAGAAGGAATGCGACTGCAAGGATTTGACCGCGATCATATCGACGCTCCATGGCCTATTCCATGTGATAATAGACAAGGCGCATTGATTCACCCATCTACAGGGAATACATGGACGTACAATGGTGGCGAGCCATTCACACCTAATCGTGTGTATGTATGTTCTACAAACATGGTTTTTAAGACCGGTGATTGTGGTACAGAATTCGTCCCAACTCAAACGGGTGATGTAGACTTTCCTGATACTCCAGAATGGCAAAACATTACCTCAATGACGTGGGAAGAAACTGGAGGCACCATTGATGCGAGTATTGATAATTTTAGGTTCACACCTACATCGGTCAAACAAACCGCAGGTCTGGAATCGGGTTGTTTCTTTCCTGTGGGCACTACGCCAGTCACCTTTACGGCTATAGACGACAATGGTGTGGAAACCAGCTGTAGTTTTAACGTTACGGTCCTGGACCAGGAAGCTCCACAATTTACAGTACGTAATATTTCGTTGTCGTTAGAAAACACATCTTCAGTAAAAATTGCTCCTGATGACATTTTAGTTGATCCAGCATTTGACAACTGCGGTATCAAGGATATTTCCTTGAGTAAAGACACCTTCTTTTGTACTGATACCGGCGATAACCCAGTCGAAATCACTGTCACTGATATTAACGGTAATGTTACTAGAGATGCAGCAATTGTAACGATAACGGGCAACGGTAGTTCTGGAGCTATCGATGATATTCCAGATGGAGACTATTGCGACAGCTTTACATTTCCAGCGATTACAGGAGTTGCTTTGTCTGGCAATGAAGCTTTCTATTCACAAGTGGATGGCAACGGAATTAAATACAGCGCTGGTGACATCATCAATTTTGATGCAGCAGTAACCTATCCGGTGACGTATTATATCTATGACGATGCGCCCAGTACCAATGGCTGTAAAAATCAGGTATCGTTTGACGTAAATATATTGCCTACACCAATGTTAGATCCTGTGGCAGATGTGCTTGTTTGTGAGACCTACGTTTTTCCAGAAATCAAAGGTGAAAAACTATCTGGAAATGAAGCCTACTATACTGAATCTGGTGGTAATGGTACTAAGTATAATTCGGGAGAAACTATTCATATCGACAAGGCTTTAACCTATCCACTTACTTTTTACGTGTACGATGTGAATTCGGCGAACTGTTTTAGTGAACGCAACTTTGATTTGGATCTCACCGTTTGTGATGTTAAGGTTGAAGTAGAAGCTTCCACAACAGTTATTTGTGATAATGATATGGATGTTGTCACCATAACTGCCAAACCATTTGCACCTGTAAGCGATAGTAATTATGTCTATGAATGGAGACAAGATGGAAATCTCAATGTAATTGCCACAACGCCGCAGATTGAAGTGTTGCCATTCACAAGCACCACCTATCAAGTTACCGCTACAGATCCATCTAGTAGGGCAGCAGTTACCAGCGATAAGGCTTCCATTACCATTGTTGTGAATGAAGCGCCTATCGCGCCATCTATTATTGATGTAGCACAGTGCGATGATCCAGAGAATGGAATAGGCATAGAATTTATAAACCTGAATGATTATGATGGTCAGGTGACCATGGGAATTGAAGATCTCGATATTACCTATCATTTAAATCAAAATGATGCTGATAATTCGCTGAATTCAATCTCCAATACACTGGAAATTACTACGGGCGAAAACGTGATCTATGCACGATTAACCAATCCCAACACTGGTTGCTACAGCACAACGATCTTGACATTTGAACTCTTTAAGGCACCAGAACTGATCATCGACCCTACCTCTGTTTCTCTATGTGAGACAACTAATGGCGAGTTTTTATCTACGGTAATAAGAACCAATCTTTCCATTGAAGATTATGATTTTATCTGGACCGTAGAAACAGAATCAGGAACAGAGCTGCTTACAGATGCAACGGCGCAGTTGCAGGTCAATGAAGCTGGTGTCTATACCGTTGAAGCCATCAACAAAATGACAGGTTGCACGGCCAAAGCTACCGCCACGGTAGACACCGTACTGAATCCTATTCAAGCTACAGCGAATGCAGAGTTGACTGCGGTGTTAAACAATCACGTCATCAATGTTGAGGTAGAAGCCACCATGGATCAAGAAACTACATATCAGGTCATGCTGGGCGATGGTTCATGGTATGATATGAATGAATTTAATGGCAGCTACACCTATACCTTTCGTGGTGTGGAAACCGGCAATGGTATTCAAACCATCCAGTTGCGAGATTCCAATGGATGTTGGACACAGACCCTAGAGGTGATTACATTGGGAATTCCGCAATTTGTCACGCCTAATAATGATGGCTACAACGATACTTGGAACATTAAAGGTTTAGAGGTTCTGGATCAAGATTCAAAACTTTATGTTTTTGATCGGTATGGAAAATTGCTGGCAGATCTTACTCTAGATCAACAAGGTTGGAATGGGGTATTTAATGGAGAGCCATTGCCTTCTACAGACTATTGGTACCGTCTGGAGCTGGAAGATGGTCGTACCGTTTCGGGACATTTTTCTTTAAAGCGATAG
- a CDS encoding DUF421 domain-containing protein: MNISNIKEWLYLDLTASAIIVISVVIIFLVLILITRVAGLRTFSKMTSFDFATTIAIGSILASVSLDPKTSIGNGAVALVAIVLFQVVFALLQRYAGWFRKTATNAPILLMKNGKIIEENLAKTNLHRSELIAKLREANVLKFEEVKAVVFESTGDVSVLHGKVDETLEPRLLDFLDVKKEKV; the protein is encoded by the coding sequence ATGAATATTTCTAATATCAAAGAGTGGTTGTATCTAGACCTAACGGCCTCTGCCATTATTGTAATAAGCGTTGTCATAATATTTCTAGTGCTTATTTTAATCACTCGCGTTGCCGGCCTGCGTACTTTTTCAAAAATGACCAGTTTTGATTTTGCCACTACGATTGCCATAGGTAGTATTTTGGCTTCCGTATCGCTGGATCCTAAGACTTCCATAGGTAATGGTGCCGTTGCTCTAGTAGCTATCGTTCTGTTCCAGGTGGTGTTTGCCTTGTTACAGCGCTATGCGGGCTGGTTTAGAAAAACTGCGACCAATGCGCCCATTCTGTTGATGAAAAATGGTAAAATCATTGAAGAAAACCTCGCCAAAACCAATCTGCACAGATCAGAATTGATTGCAAAACTGCGTGAGGCCAATGTCTTGAAGTTTGAAGAAGTGAAAGCCGTGGTTTTTGAAAGTACTGGTGACGTGAGCGTTCTACACGGTAAGGTTGATGAGACGTTAGAACCCAGGTTATTGGACTTTCTGGACGTGAAAAAAGAAAAAGTTTAA
- a CDS encoding S41 family peptidase → MKSIVFLASFFLSIVATAQNDAGWLRHSAISPDGSQIVFTYKGDLYKVASTGRNAQQLTFHQAHDYMAVWSADGKRIAFASNRYGNFDVYVMDANGGGATRLTFHSSDEEPYTFSADGSQIYFGGLRQDTAQHRQFPTGSQPEVYSVPVAGGRVDQLFTIPAEELAVNSDGSTILYQDKKGGENDWRKHHTSSIARDLWAYDVASKSHKMLTTFNGEDRQPVYGANDQTVYYLSEQSGSFNVFKMNLNEPTKSIQLTNFETHPVRFLSYGNGVLSFGYDGKLYTMKEGEQPKKLVVNITTQAIDNSDKFISVNGGVQEMAVSPNGKEIAFIARGEVFVTSVEESFTKRLTNTPEAEQFVTWGPEGKSVVYSSERDGKWSIFKTEIERKEEPFFFAATLLKETPVIENDKDNYLARYSPDGKKLAFIEDRKTLKVKDIKTGEEVVLLTPEELFHMRDGDKYFRWSPDSKWLLVDWSLSLSNSDVLLMAADGSKRVNLNESGYYDSNPVWVNDGKQMLWFSNRDGLKSYATSGSTQSDVYSMFFTQDAWDEFNLSKEEYDLMKEIKKMSEKKSDEDNDDKKKDKKDKDKKEKEPVKDLTFDWDEMKDRVKKFTIHSSSLNDAVLSKDNSKLYYLTRFEDKLDLWETDLRTQETKMKMKLGASSGNLEWDADRENLFLLSSGKISKIDPEKEKKEGVDISGEMEYDAVAERQAMFDHVWLRTDKIFYHSNFHGIDWNLMKTEYEKHLPYIGNSTEFAEMLSEMLGELNVSHAGARGSSYSIDNEDETASLGIFMDYDHQDDGILITEVLTGGPLDKAKFDIQPGMIIQKIDGQDIQSNTDIAKYLNRKTGKFTLLEIKDPNKKDHLVITVKPISLGEERSLLYKRWVKTNEKEVEKKSNGKLGYVHIPGMSDGPYRDVYDKMMGKYHDRDGVIVDTRFNGGGDLVADLAAFFTGQPFITYATEQKVVGGEPTSRWTKPTLAMINEAQYSDGHCFAAGYSDLKIGTTVGMPTPGTCSFAGWERLPDGSRWGVVPVSAKDINGDWMENNQTNPMIQVKNMPSTIINGTDQQLDRAIQELLKEVE, encoded by the coding sequence ATGAAAAGCATAGTATTTCTAGCCTCTTTTTTTCTCTCCATTGTTGCTACAGCCCAAAATGATGCGGGCTGGTTGCGTCACAGTGCGATATCTCCAGATGGGTCGCAAATTGTATTTACCTATAAAGGCGATCTATATAAAGTGGCTTCTACTGGTAGGAACGCTCAACAACTTACCTTTCATCAAGCCCATGATTATATGGCGGTATGGAGCGCAGATGGTAAACGTATCGCCTTTGCATCTAATCGGTATGGCAATTTTGATGTGTATGTGATGGATGCTAATGGCGGTGGTGCGACGCGTTTGACTTTCCATTCCAGTGATGAGGAACCCTATACTTTTAGTGCCGATGGATCGCAGATTTACTTTGGCGGTTTGCGTCAGGACACAGCCCAACACAGACAGTTTCCAACCGGTTCACAGCCAGAAGTTTATTCTGTGCCAGTTGCTGGAGGTCGTGTGGATCAATTATTTACCATACCAGCCGAAGAATTGGCCGTGAACAGCGATGGATCTACCATCCTTTATCAAGATAAAAAAGGTGGAGAGAATGACTGGCGCAAGCACCATACTTCCAGTATCGCTAGGGATTTATGGGCTTATGACGTCGCATCAAAAAGCCACAAAATGTTGACCACTTTCAATGGTGAGGATAGACAACCCGTTTATGGTGCCAACGATCAGACGGTTTATTACTTAAGTGAGCAAAGCGGCAGTTTCAACGTTTTCAAAATGAATTTGAACGAGCCAACGAAGTCCATCCAGTTGACCAATTTTGAAACGCATCCCGTACGATTTTTGAGCTATGGAAATGGTGTTCTCAGCTTCGGTTACGATGGTAAGCTGTACACTATGAAAGAAGGTGAGCAGCCTAAAAAATTGGTTGTTAATATCACTACTCAAGCTATTGATAACAGTGATAAATTCATATCAGTTAATGGTGGTGTTCAAGAAATGGCCGTCTCACCGAATGGGAAGGAAATCGCCTTTATCGCAAGAGGTGAGGTTTTTGTAACCTCAGTCGAAGAATCTTTTACCAAGAGATTGACCAACACGCCAGAAGCAGAGCAATTCGTGACTTGGGGACCAGAAGGCAAGTCTGTTGTTTACAGCAGTGAGCGCGATGGTAAATGGAGCATTTTCAAAACGGAAATAGAGCGCAAGGAAGAACCTTTCTTTTTTGCAGCCACCTTATTGAAAGAAACTCCAGTCATTGAAAATGATAAGGATAACTATCTAGCAAGATATTCTCCAGATGGTAAGAAACTCGCTTTTATAGAAGACCGTAAAACTCTTAAGGTGAAGGACATCAAGACTGGTGAAGAGGTGGTTCTTTTAACTCCAGAAGAACTGTTTCACATGAGAGATGGTGACAAGTACTTTAGATGGAGTCCTGACAGTAAATGGTTGCTCGTAGATTGGAGTCTTTCCCTAAGTAATAGTGATGTGTTGCTTATGGCGGCAGATGGATCCAAAAGAGTGAACCTTAATGAAAGTGGCTATTATGATAGCAATCCAGTTTGGGTCAACGATGGCAAACAAATGTTGTGGTTTTCCAACAGAGACGGTTTGAAATCTTACGCCACGAGTGGTTCTACTCAAAGTGATGTTTACAGCATGTTTTTTACTCAAGACGCATGGGACGAATTCAATCTAAGTAAGGAAGAATACGACTTGATGAAGGAAATCAAAAAGATGTCTGAGAAGAAGTCAGATGAGGATAATGACGATAAAAAGAAAGATAAAAAAGATAAGGACAAAAAAGAAAAAGAGCCTGTCAAAGACTTGACTTTTGATTGGGATGAGATGAAGGATCGAGTGAAGAAGTTCACCATTCATTCTTCAAGCTTGAACGATGCCGTTCTTTCCAAAGACAATAGCAAGCTGTATTATCTCACAAGGTTTGAGGATAAACTGGACTTATGGGAGACCGACTTGCGCACGCAGGAAACTAAAATGAAGATGAAATTAGGTGCATCTTCTGGTAATCTGGAATGGGATGCAGATAGAGAAAACCTATTTCTATTGAGTAGTGGAAAAATTTCTAAAATTGATCCAGAAAAGGAAAAGAAAGAAGGCGTTGATATTTCTGGAGAGATGGAATATGATGCAGTTGCAGAGCGTCAGGCCATGTTTGATCACGTGTGGTTGCGCACTGATAAGATTTTTTACCATTCCAATTTTCACGGGATCGATTGGAATCTCATGAAAACAGAATATGAAAAGCACCTTCCATACATAGGTAATAGCACAGAGTTTGCTGAGATGTTATCTGAAATGCTTGGGGAATTAAACGTGTCTCATGCTGGCGCCAGAGGTTCTAGTTACTCCATCGATAATGAAGATGAAACGGCATCGTTAGGTATTTTTATGGATTATGACCATCAAGATGATGGCATCTTGATTACCGAGGTGTTGACAGGTGGACCGTTGGATAAAGCAAAGTTTGATATCCAACCTGGAATGATCATCCAAAAAATCGATGGTCAGGACATTCAATCCAACACAGATATTGCTAAATATTTGAACCGAAAGACTGGTAAATTCACACTTTTGGAAATCAAGGATCCCAACAAGAAGGATCATCTGGTCATCACGGTAAAACCCATTTCTCTAGGTGAGGAACGCAGCCTACTGTACAAGCGATGGGTAAAAACCAATGAAAAAGAAGTAGAAAAGAAAAGCAACGGCAAACTGGGATACGTTCACATTCCTGGAATGAGCGACGGTCCGTATCGTGATGTGTACGATAAGATGATGGGTAAATATCACGATCGCGATGGTGTCATCGTCGATACTAGATTTAACGGTGGTGGTGACCTGGTGGCAGACCTTGCTGCATTCTTCACGGGTCAGCCCTTTATAACCTATGCGACAGAGCAAAAAGTAGTTGGTGGCGAGCCTACATCGCGATGGACCAAGCCTACTTTAGCAATGATCAATGAGGCTCAGTACAGCGATGGACATTGTTTTGCCGCAGGTTATAGCGATTTGAAGATAGGAACCACGGTAGGTATGCCTACACCAGGGACTTGTAGTTTTGCAGGTTGGGAACGTTTGCCAGATGGTTCTCGTTGGGGCGTTGTTCCAGTGAGTGCAAAAGACATCAATGGCGACTGGATGGAAAACAATCAAACCAATCCTATGATACAGGTCAAAAACATGCCCTCTACCATCATAAATGGGACAGATCAGCAATTGGATCGTGCCATTCAAGAACTTCTTAAGGAAGTAGAATAG